Proteins from one Paracoccus aminovorans genomic window:
- a CDS encoding glycosyltransferase family 2 protein: MSELLPAPLLVSIVCPCFNEEGGLGEFVTRIGRVLRPTGQNYEIVFVNDGSRDGTLREMKALAAAEGNITIVDLSRNFGKEIALTAGLCHATGDAVIAIDADLQDPPELIPVFIQRYREGYDVVYGRRTERQGDSWLKKATARGFYRMMRRLGPVPLPENVGDFRLMSRRSVDALLQLPETHRFMKGLFAWVGFRSVAVDYVREPRFAGSSKWKYRQLLNLSIEGITSFTTAPLRLTTYLGFLVAVIAFLWGVFLLIRTMFYGDPVQGFPTLILTILLLGGTQLIALGVIGEYLGRVFNETKRRPLFLIDSITWSQEGAARRPDSRAAFLYGLPPGSPASPILGIGQQAPTALERTDSVRKS, from the coding sequence ATGTCAGAACTCCTTCCTGCGCCGTTGCTGGTCTCGATCGTCTGCCCCTGCTTCAATGAGGAAGGGGGGTTGGGCGAGTTCGTCACCCGCATTGGCCGGGTGCTGCGCCCGACCGGTCAGAACTACGAGATCGTCTTCGTCAACGATGGCAGCCGGGACGGCACCTTGCGGGAGATGAAGGCGCTGGCGGCGGCCGAAGGCAATATCACCATCGTCGATCTGTCGCGCAACTTCGGCAAGGAGATCGCTCTGACGGCGGGCCTTTGCCATGCGACCGGCGACGCGGTCATTGCCATAGACGCAGACCTGCAGGACCCGCCCGAGCTGATCCCCGTCTTCATCCAGCGCTACCGGGAAGGCTACGATGTGGTCTACGGCCGTCGCACCGAACGGCAGGGCGACAGCTGGTTGAAAAAGGCCACCGCGCGCGGCTTTTACCGAATGATGCGCCGATTGGGTCCGGTACCCTTGCCAGAGAATGTCGGCGATTTCCGCCTGATGAGCCGCCGCTCGGTTGATGCCCTGCTGCAACTGCCCGAAACGCATCGCTTTATGAAGGGGCTGTTTGCTTGGGTGGGCTTCCGCTCGGTTGCAGTAGATTATGTGCGCGAACCTCGTTTCGCTGGCTCGAGCAAATGGAAATACAGGCAATTGCTCAACCTCTCCATCGAGGGAATTACCTCCTTCACCACGGCTCCTCTGCGGTTGACGACCTATTTGGGCTTCCTGGTCGCCGTGATTGCCTTTCTCTGGGGCGTCTTCCTGCTCATCAGAACCATGTTCTACGGCGATCCGGTTCAGGGCTTCCCCACTCTGATCCTGACTATCCTTCTGTTGGGCGGGACGCAGTTGATCGCGCTGGGGGTGATTGGCGAATACCTGGGGCGGGTATTCAACGAGACGAAGCGCCGACCGCTGTTCCTGATCGACAGCATCACCTGGTCGCAAGAGGGCGCGGCACGGCGTCCGGACAGTCGGGCAGCCTTTCTCTATGGCCTGCCGCCCGGCTCCCCGGCCTCACCGATATTGGGTATCGGGCAACAAGCACCAACGGCTCTTGAGCGGACAGATTCCGTCCGGAAGTCCTGA
- a CDS encoding carbon starvation CstA family protein → MQAPRRKPWDHWLVWAILAILAAYGLAQVSILRGEHVNALWMVVASVSIYLIAYRYYSLFIARRVMRLDPARPTPAHRFNDGLDYVPTNKYVLFGHHFAAIAGAGPLVGPVLAAQMGYLPGMLWILAGVVLAGAVQDFMVLFVSMRRDGRSLGDLVRSELGPVPGMIALVGTFLIMIIILAVLALIVVKALADSPWGMFTVSMTIPIAVAMGVYMRYIRPGAVGEASIAGFIALMAAIIFGANVAASPTWAAVFTFTPTQLCWLLIGYGFIAATLPVWLILAPRDYLSTFLKVGAIAALAIGIVVVAPDLKMPAVTRFIDGTGPVWSGNMFPFLFITIACGAVSGFHALISSGTTPKLIDNEEHARFIGFGGMLMESFVAMMALVAASIIDPGVYFTMNSPAAVIGTTAESAAAQVTAWGFPITPELIHETAADVGETTIISRAGGAPTLAVGMAHIFSNVIGGKAMMAFWYHFAILFEALFILTAVDAGTRAGRFMLQDLLGVFAPRMRNTSSLGGNIIATGLCVAAWGFFLYQGVTDPLGGVNTLWPLFGIANQMLAAIALMLCTVVLFKMKRERYAFVTLIPSVLLVVVTLTAGLQKVFSGTPSVGFLAHARRYREAAANGEVLAPAKDLNQMGQIVFNDMVDATMAFIFVALVVSMIYFSTRACLQAYRARGWTARELPEELNGPAATPAE, encoded by the coding sequence GACCACTGGCTCGTTTGGGCAATACTCGCGATACTGGCCGCATATGGGCTCGCGCAGGTGTCCATCCTGCGGGGCGAGCATGTGAACGCGTTGTGGATGGTCGTGGCCTCGGTCTCGATCTACCTGATCGCCTATCGCTACTACAGCCTGTTCATCGCCCGCCGGGTGATGCGGCTGGATCCGGCGAGACCGACCCCGGCGCATCGCTTCAACGACGGGCTCGATTACGTCCCGACCAATAAGTATGTGCTTTTCGGCCACCATTTCGCGGCCATCGCCGGGGCGGGTCCGCTGGTCGGGCCGGTGCTTGCGGCGCAGATGGGCTATCTGCCCGGGATGCTGTGGATCCTTGCCGGCGTCGTCCTTGCGGGCGCGGTGCAGGATTTCATGGTGCTTTTCGTCTCGATGCGCCGCGACGGGCGGTCGCTGGGCGATCTGGTCCGCTCCGAGTTGGGACCGGTGCCGGGGATGATCGCGCTGGTCGGCACCTTCCTGATCATGATCATCATCCTGGCGGTGCTGGCGCTGATCGTGGTCAAGGCGTTGGCGGACAGCCCCTGGGGGATGTTCACCGTCTCGATGACCATCCCGATCGCGGTCGCGATGGGGGTCTATATGCGCTACATCCGCCCCGGCGCCGTGGGTGAGGCCTCGATCGCGGGCTTCATCGCGCTGATGGCGGCGATCATTTTCGGCGCGAATGTCGCGGCCAGCCCGACCTGGGCGGCCGTCTTCACCTTCACCCCCACTCAGCTGTGCTGGCTGCTGATCGGTTACGGCTTCATCGCCGCGACGCTGCCGGTCTGGCTGATCCTTGCGCCGCGCGACTACCTGTCCACCTTCCTCAAGGTCGGCGCCATCGCCGCGCTGGCCATCGGGATCGTGGTGGTCGCGCCGGACCTGAAGATGCCCGCGGTCACGCGCTTCATCGACGGCACGGGCCCGGTCTGGTCGGGGAACATGTTCCCGTTCCTGTTCATCACCATCGCCTGCGGGGCGGTGTCGGGCTTTCACGCCCTGATCTCCTCGGGGACCACGCCGAAGCTGATCGACAATGAGGAGCACGCCCGCTTCATCGGTTTCGGCGGAATGCTGATGGAAAGCTTCGTCGCGATGATGGCGCTGGTCGCGGCCTCGATCATCGATCCCGGCGTCTATTTCACCATGAACAGCCCGGCGGCCGTGATCGGCACCACGGCGGAAAGCGCGGCCGCGCAGGTCACCGCCTGGGGCTTCCCGATCACGCCCGAGCTGATTCACGAAACCGCGGCGGATGTGGGCGAGACGACGATCATCTCGCGCGCGGGCGGCGCGCCCACGCTGGCGGTCGGCATGGCGCATATCTTCTCGAACGTGATCGGCGGCAAGGCGATGATGGCGTTCTGGTATCACTTCGCCATTCTGTTCGAGGCGCTATTCATCCTGACCGCCGTCGATGCGGGCACCCGCGCGGGGCGATTCATGCTGCAGGATCTGCTGGGGGTGTTCGCGCCCCGAATGCGCAACACCTCGTCCCTTGGCGGCAACATCATCGCCACGGGCCTTTGCGTCGCCGCCTGGGGGTTCTTCCTTTATCAAGGCGTTACCGATCCCCTTGGCGGGGTCAACACGCTATGGCCGCTGTTCGGGATCGCAAACCAGATGCTTGCCGCCATCGCGCTGATGCTGTGCACCGTCGTTCTCTTCAAGATGAAGCGCGAACGCTATGCCTTCGTCACGCTGATCCCTTCGGTGCTACTGGTGGTGGTGACGCTGACGGCGGGCTTGCAGAAGGTGTTTTCCGGCACCCCTTCGGTCGGCTTCCTCGCCCATGCCCGGCGCTACCGCGAGGCGGCGGCGAATGGCGAGGTTCTGGCCCCGGCCAAGGACCTGAACCAGATGGGGCAGATCGTCTTCAACGACATGGTCGATGCGACGATGGCCTTCATCTTCGTCGCGCTGGTGGTCAGCATGATCTACTTCAGCACCCGCGCCTGCCTTCAGGCCTATCGTGCCCGCGGCTGGACCGCGCGCGAACTGCCCGAAGAACTGAACGGCCCCGCGGCCACCCCTGCGGAGTAA
- a CDS encoding glycosyltransferase family 39 protein, protein MEEKHKIFLALTIVFGVLLRLWNIHADPTLWLDEVFSAQMAESPLRDLLLAVPRFDTHPPLYYLQLHFWSLLGDGDLWMLLNSVLLDLLVILSLFHIAGRHWGRNAGLWVAAVYAVMPLNVFFAQNLRMYAQFFLEVVWLWHMLELRVRAGTASKGARAGTLLLGLATTLTHGMGFFVVFFVYLQALIRIWRIHHATLGLRLAAMLVLDYVPVALAAGYSLGIGAFRRTEGITSLDLAGLGTHLTITLFGMEFPAPAVSGYLGVLLLLLPTLWKARTREIMLWMVLLPAATLILLTLTVKSVFMFRTLGLFTPFMAMAMGVFYAGLWRDQGGAIWGRALPLLSIVVLAMASLNSSLAFRKEGYRDMAVLWDREASPDAVLFVDGSVNLWGVARYLPDAPRISALEVQPPVRDGMLALKRKLEGGYFDRAGLFGRSDHLQAGQRQIWPYMVPERLDGMVSYWVMSQGKIPCPRPGDHLLREFATPGKWLGECEASGG, encoded by the coding sequence ATGGAAGAAAAACATAAGATTTTCCTCGCCCTGACGATCGTTTTCGGCGTTCTGTTGCGACTGTGGAACATTCATGCCGATCCCACCCTGTGGCTGGATGAGGTGTTTTCCGCGCAGATGGCGGAAAGCCCGCTGCGCGATCTGTTGCTGGCGGTGCCGCGCTTCGATACGCACCCGCCACTGTACTACTTGCAGCTGCATTTCTGGAGTTTGCTGGGGGACGGCGACCTTTGGATGTTGCTGAACTCGGTTCTGCTGGATCTGCTGGTCATCCTGTCGTTGTTCCATATCGCCGGACGGCACTGGGGCCGAAATGCGGGACTCTGGGTCGCGGCCGTCTATGCCGTCATGCCGTTGAACGTGTTCTTTGCGCAGAACCTGCGCATGTATGCGCAGTTCTTTCTGGAGGTGGTCTGGCTGTGGCACATGCTAGAGCTGCGGGTGCGGGCCGGGACCGCCTCAAAAGGGGCGCGGGCCGGGACGCTGCTGCTTGGCCTGGCCACGACGCTGACGCATGGAATGGGGTTCTTTGTCGTCTTTTTCGTCTACCTTCAGGCGCTGATCCGCATCTGGCGCATCCATCACGCAACGCTTGGGCTGCGTCTGGCAGCGATGCTGGTTCTGGATTACGTTCCGGTTGCCCTGGCCGCCGGATACTCGCTGGGGATAGGCGCGTTCCGCCGCACCGAAGGCATCACCAGCCTGGACCTTGCCGGGCTGGGAACGCATCTGACGATCACCCTATTCGGCATGGAATTCCCTGCCCCTGCCGTTTCGGGGTATCTCGGCGTCCTGCTGTTGCTCTTGCCCACGCTGTGGAAAGCGCGGACGCGTGAGATCATGCTGTGGATGGTGCTGTTGCCGGCAGCCACGCTGATCCTGCTCACGCTGACCGTCAAAAGTGTCTTCATGTTTCGCACTCTGGGGTTGTTCACCCCCTTCATGGCCATGGCAATGGGTGTTTTCTATGCCGGCCTGTGGCGTGACCAAGGCGGTGCGATCTGGGGCCGGGCGCTGCCTTTGCTGTCGATCGTCGTTCTGGCCATGGCTTCGCTGAACTCTTCGCTGGCCTTTCGCAAAGAGGGCTACCGGGACATGGCTGTCCTGTGGGATCGAGAAGCCTCGCCGGATGCCGTTTTGTTCGTGGACGGCTCGGTCAATTTGTGGGGGGTCGCGCGTTACCTGCCCGATGCGCCGCGTATCTCGGCACTGGAGGTGCAACCACCGGTGCGCGATGGCATGCTTGCGCTGAAGCGTAAGCTGGAGGGAGGCTATTTCGACCGAGCCGGCCTGTTTGGCCGCAGCGACCACCTGCAAGCGGGCCAACGCCAGATCTGGCCTTATATGGTCCCGGAACGGCTGGACGGCATGGTTTCCTACTGGGTCATGAGCCAGGGAAAGATTCCCTGTCCGCGCCCCGGAGATCATTTGCTACGGGAGTTCGCGACTCCTGGGAAGTGGCTGGGAGAATGCGAGGCGTCGGGAGGCTGA
- a CDS encoding CopG family antitoxin has product MCNSADTAAKCDLSGFKPMRFEVEPKAASLNMRLPASLLDAVKAKASGIPYTRYVRMLLETDVARPR; this is encoded by the coding sequence TTGTGCAACAGTGCCGATACGGCGGCCAAATGCGACTTGTCGGGGTTCAAACCCATGCGGTTCGAGGTCGAGCCGAAAGCGGCGTCTCTGAACATGCGGCTGCCCGCCTCGTTGCTGGACGCTGTGAAGGCCAAGGCCAGCGGGATCCCCTACACCCGCTATGTGCGGATGCTGCTGGAAACGGATGTCGCCCGGCCTCGGTGA
- a CDS encoding universal stress protein codes for MAGPNGVDDKENTMSGENKILVPIDLAHESSWRKTLPEAFDRASRQGGTVTVMTVVPDIMAGLDWRYAIRGETGGSEDLDRRKLVADADERLRQVVAEYLPPGMEADTIARHGAVYEEILNVAEEIGTDFIIMAANRPSLSDYLLGPNTARVVRHARCSVSVIR; via the coding sequence ATGGCCGGCCCGAACGGCGTTGACGACAAGGAGAACACGATGTCTGGCGAGAACAAGATACTGGTTCCGATCGACCTGGCCCATGAAAGCAGCTGGCGCAAGACCCTCCCCGAAGCCTTCGACCGCGCATCGCGGCAGGGTGGGACCGTGACGGTCATGACCGTCGTTCCCGACATCATGGCCGGCCTCGACTGGCGCTATGCAATCCGCGGCGAAACGGGCGGCTCGGAGGATCTGGACAGGCGCAAGCTGGTGGCCGATGCCGACGAGCGGCTGCGTCAGGTCGTGGCCGAATATCTGCCGCCGGGAATGGAGGCGGACACGATCGCCCGGCATGGTGCCGTCTACGAAGAAATCCTGAACGTGGCCGAAGAGATCGGCACCGACTTCATCATCATGGCGGCCAATCGTCCCTCGCTGTCCGACTACCTGCTCGGTCCCAATACGGCCCGTGTCGTCCGTCATGCCCGCTGCTCGGTCAGCGTCATTCGCTGA
- a CDS encoding glycine betaine ABC transporter substrate-binding protein gives MSLGRILSILLFVGILVGCAQRDTLRIGGKDFGENQILSEMIAALAEAEGIPVTRRIGLGPTRMNLEALKRGDIDLYAEYNGTGLVMLGQPALTDGDAAQERVEALYKPLGLVWGPRFGFGNTYGLLMRADTAAALGVTRVSDLVERAGDLSIGIESDFQSRPLDGFGPLTSRYGMSFALIRAVELEQRAQLYDLLLDGSLEVIEGFTTDGQIADYGLVLLEDDLGFFRAYEAAPFARADALERFPALSGVFASLAGRIDDALMQELNRRVDIDGYPPRAVARAALVEMGLLADAGTVDANEPLVLAASDIAAGGRDVNAALRAVRAAFPGRPVQLVETASPLGLIAEGRARLALAGAEEFFALDASGAPAPSGVFEAVGVVGDAVLHILALDPGVTDIRQADMVATAAEGSGSAAAADTLMRGFGLDAPVAHLGAETPEGLAAAILASGADAAVLMAPLGNPVVERLVAAGNARLLPLHGWEDGPNLVRYPYLRQMRIAARTYQGQGQPVETLASQLVLAGTGPVERDAIGDQGPGTVTLAQSLPLAADTVQSINAALPNRIDVDPSLPQAPVLAPQMPDAPAPMNPAPGVSLLSVLLLLMLLWMLWLYGRPERR, from the coding sequence ATGTCTTTGGGAAGAATCCTGTCCATCCTGCTTTTCGTCGGCATCCTCGTGGGCTGCGCACAGCGCGACACGCTCAGGATCGGCGGCAAGGACTTCGGCGAAAACCAGATCCTGTCCGAGATGATAGCGGCGCTTGCCGAAGCCGAGGGCATCCCGGTTACCCGCCGCATCGGGCTGGGCCCAACGCGCATGAATCTCGAGGCGCTCAAGCGCGGCGACATCGACCTTTACGCCGAATACAACGGCACCGGCCTGGTCATGCTCGGCCAGCCCGCGCTGACCGACGGCGACGCCGCGCAGGAAAGGGTCGAGGCGCTTTACAAGCCGCTGGGCCTTGTCTGGGGGCCTCGCTTCGGCTTCGGCAACACCTACGGGCTGCTCATGCGCGCCGATACCGCCGCCGCGCTGGGGGTGACGCGCGTCTCCGACCTGGTCGAGCGGGCCGGCGATCTGTCCATCGGCATCGAGAGCGATTTTCAGAGCCGCCCGCTTGACGGCTTCGGCCCCCTGACCAGCCGCTACGGCATGAGTTTCGCCCTGATCCGGGCGGTCGAGCTGGAACAGCGGGCGCAGCTTTACGACCTTCTGCTGGACGGTTCGCTGGAGGTGATCGAGGGCTTCACCACGGACGGCCAGATCGCCGATTACGGGCTGGTGCTGCTGGAGGACGACCTTGGTTTCTTCCGCGCCTACGAGGCCGCGCCTTTTGCGCGCGCCGATGCGCTTGAACGCTTCCCGGCCCTGAGCGGGGTCTTTGCCAGCCTTGCCGGTCGGATCGACGACGCTCTGATGCAGGAGTTGAACCGGCGCGTCGATATCGACGGCTACCCGCCGCGCGCGGTGGCGCGGGCCGCCCTGGTCGAAATGGGGCTGCTGGCGGATGCGGGCACGGTGGACGCGAACGAGCCGCTGGTGCTTGCCGCCTCGGATATCGCAGCGGGCGGCCGCGACGTGAACGCGGCATTGCGTGCCGTGCGCGCGGCCTTTCCCGGGCGCCCGGTCCAGCTTGTCGAAACCGCCAGCCCGCTGGGCCTGATCGCCGAGGGGCGCGCGCGTCTGGCCCTCGCCGGGGCCGAGGAGTTCTTTGCCCTCGATGCCTCTGGCGCCCCGGCGCCAAGCGGCGTGTTCGAGGCGGTGGGGGTCGTCGGCGACGCGGTCCTGCACATCCTTGCCCTCGATCCAGGCGTGACCGACATCCGCCAGGCGGACATGGTCGCGACCGCTGCCGAAGGCTCGGGCTCGGCCGCGGCGGCCGACACGCTGATGCGCGGCTTCGGCCTGGATGCGCCGGTCGCGCATCTGGGGGCGGAGACGCCCGAGGGTCTTGCCGCGGCGATCCTGGCTAGCGGCGCCGACGCGGCGGTGCTGATGGCGCCGCTGGGCAACCCCGTGGTCGAGCGGCTCGTGGCCGCGGGCAATGCGCGGCTGCTGCCGCTGCATGGCTGGGAAGACGGGCCCAACCTGGTGCGTTATCCCTATCTGCGCCAGATGCGGATCGCCGCCCGGACCTACCAGGGTCAGGGCCAGCCGGTCGAGACCCTTGCATCGCAGCTCGTCCTTGCCGGCACCGGCCCGGTCGAGCGCGACGCCATCGGCGATCAGGGGCCGGGCACGGTGACCCTGGCGCAGTCGCTGCCGCTGGCCGCCGACACGGTGCAGTCGATCAATGCCGCGCTGCCCAACCGCATCGACGTGGACCCGTCGCTGCCGCAGGCGCCCGTGCTGGCGCCGCAGATGCCCGATGCGCCGGCGCCGATGAACCCCGCACCGGGCGTGTCGTTGCTTTCGGTCCTCCTTTTGCTCATGCTTCTCTGGATGCTCTGGCTCTATGGCCGGCCCGAACGGCGTTGA
- a CDS encoding choice-of-anchor L domain-containing protein codes for MPLTYTSGSALEYAQSIFGAGATVNSASQIGNSSQISMFGNGTSDAAGVAPANTGLLISTGTTSSFNNNNTTNDQLSGTIGGPGDTQLEATVGASGSQDAAGLIINFTASQTGTITVPLTFLTEEYPEYYQGGYSDSAAVYLNGTLVPILGQSGGYFNIDSMENGAFLNNGNTGAELTYPTDFNAIKTGTITLDVVAGETYDLKIVIADFGDGGYDSALMIGANAFLCFSRGTMIETVEDLVAIEALRAGDIVVTKDNGPQEIRWIGSKLLDSGVLGNHTKLRPIRIQAGALGNNTPAADRLCCTKELMAGFPLSPDRSIPRPL; via the coding sequence ATGCCGTTGACCTACACTTCGGGCTCCGCTCTAGAATATGCCCAGTCTATTTTCGGGGCTGGTGCGACCGTAAATTCGGCATCGCAGATCGGAAATTCGTCACAAATTTCCATGTTCGGCAACGGAACGTCGGACGCCGCTGGTGTTGCCCCCGCAAATACCGGGCTGTTGATTTCGACTGGCACCACCAGTAGTTTCAACAATAACAACACCACGAATGATCAGCTGAGCGGCACGATTGGCGGACCCGGAGATACCCAGCTTGAGGCGACGGTCGGCGCAAGCGGTTCGCAAGATGCTGCGGGCCTCATCATCAACTTTACGGCCTCACAGACAGGCACCATTACCGTGCCTTTAACATTCCTCACGGAGGAATATCCGGAATACTATCAAGGTGGCTACTCAGATTCGGCTGCAGTTTACCTGAACGGAACGCTTGTCCCCATTTTGGGCCAGAGCGGCGGATATTTCAATATCGACTCCATGGAGAACGGCGCCTTTCTGAATAATGGCAACACTGGCGCGGAGTTGACCTACCCGACCGATTTCAATGCCATCAAAACGGGCACGATTACACTCGATGTGGTTGCTGGCGAGACTTATGATCTGAAGATCGTTATTGCCGACTTTGGTGACGGCGGTTACGATTCAGCCCTGATGATTGGTGCAAACGCTTTTCTTTGCTTCTCGCGCGGCACAATGATTGAAACGGTGGAGGACCTAGTAGCAATCGAAGCTCTGAGGGCAGGAGATATTGTTGTCACAAAAGACAATGGCCCGCAAGAGATCCGTTGGATTGGGTCGAAGTTATTGGACAGTGGCGTTCTGGGCAACCATACGAAGCTTCGTCCTATTCGAATACAGGCAGGTGCTCTCGGCAATAACACGCCTGCGGCAGATCGACTCTGTTGCACCAAAGAGTTGATGGCCGGATTTCCCCTTTCCCCGGACAGATCTATCCCACGGCCTCTGTGA
- a CDS encoding IS5 family transposase gives MSRPASPTYRTRNWPAYNEALKRRGSLTIWFDPEMSWDAAPTGRRGRQQTYSDAAIQTCLSMKVLFGMALRQTTGFVESLLQLVGLDWTVPDFSTLSRRQKTLAVNIPYRGSKGPLHLLIDSTGIKVEGEGEWHARKHGGPKRRVWRKIHLGIDEETLEVRAVEITGSHIGDAPVLPDLLKQIPAHEQIGRVTADGAYDTRKCHDAIADRGADAVIPPRKNAKPWKTVAAGAGARNEALRASKYLGRALWRRWSGYHPRSRVETKMHCVKLLGQRLMARDFDRQVAELQVRIAILNRYTALGTPVTEAVG, from the coding sequence ATGAGCCGACCCGCATCCCCGACATACAGAACCCGGAACTGGCCAGCCTACAATGAAGCGCTCAAGCGCCGGGGTTCGCTGACGATCTGGTTCGACCCCGAGATGAGCTGGGATGCCGCGCCGACAGGCAGGCGTGGCCGCCAGCAGACCTACAGCGATGCCGCCATTCAGACGTGTCTTTCGATGAAGGTGCTCTTCGGCATGGCGCTCAGGCAGACGACTGGTTTCGTCGAGAGCCTGCTGCAGTTGGTTGGTCTCGACTGGACGGTGCCTGACTTCAGCACCCTGTCCCGTCGCCAGAAGACCCTGGCTGTGAACATACCGTATCGCGGGTCCAAGGGGCCGCTGCACCTGCTGATCGACAGCACTGGCATCAAGGTCGAGGGCGAAGGCGAGTGGCACGCCCGCAAGCATGGCGGCCCGAAACGGCGCGTCTGGCGCAAGATCCATCTGGGGATTGATGAGGAAACGCTGGAGGTTCGGGCGGTGGAGATCACAGGGAGCCACATCGGCGATGCGCCGGTGTTACCCGACCTGCTCAAACAGATCCCGGCGCACGAGCAGATCGGCCGCGTCACAGCAGACGGCGCCTACGACACCCGCAAATGCCACGATGCCATCGCTGACCGCGGCGCCGACGCTGTCATTCCGCCCCGCAAGAACGCCAAACCCTGGAAGACAGTCGCCGCCGGCGCGGGCGCACGAAACGAGGCTCTGCGGGCATCGAAATACCTCGGTCGTGCCCTCTGGCGACGATGGAGTGGATACCACCCCCGAAGCCGCGTCGAGACGAAGATGCACTGTGTGAAACTGCTGGGTCAGCGCCTCATGGCACGGGACTTTGACCGACAGGTCGCCGAGCTTCAGGTCCGTATCGCTATTCTGAACCGTTACACCGCGCTTGGCACCCCCGTCACAGAGGCCGTGGGATAG
- a CDS encoding YbdD/YjiX family protein — protein MATRLKDTLTVCRKRLREGARLMIGVPDYDTYVAHMREAHPGQPVMTYAEFFRERQSARYGEGSTRGFRCC, from the coding sequence ATGGCAACCAGACTAAAGGATACGCTGACTGTCTGCCGCAAGCGCCTGCGCGAGGGCGCCCGGCTGATGATCGGCGTCCCCGATTACGACACCTACGTCGCCCATATGCGCGAAGCCCATCCGGGCCAGCCGGTAATGACCTATGCCGAATTCTTCCGCGAACGACAGTCCGCGCGCTATGGCGAGGGCTCGACGCGGGGATTTCGCTGCTGTTGA
- a CDS encoding GtrA family protein, producing MPGSGVGRCIRNSFCNHALPCHNQGIRLEKKVILQFSLKKYGVFAGGAALGALVDYVVTLGAVRLGGLSPSLALGLAMLISASAVFLWHDHVTFAAANQPGRIQRYLAFMGWSLAVFLLRAGLLELFGHFGMALPLALAAAILIASVINYVISAALIFPGNRP from the coding sequence ATGCCAGGCAGCGGCGTGGGGCGATGCATCCGAAATTCTTTTTGCAACCATGCTCTGCCATGCCATAACCAGGGCATCCGGCTTGAAAAGAAGGTCATCTTGCAATTTTCCTTGAAAAAATACGGTGTTTTTGCCGGCGGTGCGGCCCTGGGCGCCCTGGTCGATTATGTGGTGACCTTGGGGGCGGTGCGGCTGGGCGGTCTGTCCCCCTCGCTCGCATTGGGACTGGCCATGCTCATCAGTGCCAGCGCGGTATTCCTCTGGCATGATCACGTGACCTTCGCGGCGGCCAATCAGCCTGGGCGGATTCAGCGCTATCTGGCCTTCATGGGGTGGAGCTTGGCGGTTTTCTTGCTGCGCGCAGGCTTGCTTGAGCTTTTCGGCCATTTCGGCATGGCTTTGCCCCTGGCGCTGGCGGCTGCCATCCTGATCGCCTCGGTGATCAATTACGTGATTTCGGCAGCGCTGATCTTTCCGGGCAATCGGCCATGA